DNA from Krasilnikovia cinnamomea:
GTTCGTCCCGTCGAGGGTCATCGGTCCCGGGTTGGGGGCGCGGAGCAGCGTCACCCCGTCCGGCAACCGGTCGACCGGCGTGACACCCCGCATGCAGGGCATCGTACGTCGCCGGCGCCGACCGGGCCGACCCCCGAACCGGGGCCGCCAGGCCCGCCGGTGGCAGCGGTCCACCGGCGGGTTCCCGCACCGTGGGTGCCGCCGCTCGGCGCGGCGGCACGGCCACCTACGGCGGGTTCAGGCGATCTCGGCGATCACATCGACCTCGACCGGCGCGCCCAGCGGCAGTTCCGCCACGCCGACAGCGCTGCGGGCGTGCCGCCCGATCTCGCCGAGCACCGTGCCGAACAGCTCGGACGCCCCGTTGATCACCGTCGGCTGGCCGGTGAACCCGGGCGCGGACGCCACGAACCCGTTCACCTTGACGATCTTCACGAGCCGGCCCAGGCCGACCAGGGATTCGATCGCGGCCAGTGCGTTCAGCGCGCAGATCCGGGCCAGCTCGGCACCCTGCTCCGGGGTGACCTCGGCGCCCACCTTGCCCACCGCCTGCAGCTTGCCCTCGACGATCGGCAGCTGGCCGGAGACGTACACGTGGTTGCCCGACTGCACCGCCGGCACGTACGCGGCCAGCGGCGGGACCACCTCGGGCAGGGTCAGCCCCAGCTCCTTCAGCCGGGCGTACGCGTCCACGGCTCCGTCCCCGCTCACCGGCGTGGTCACGATTTCACCCGCTTCATGTACGCGATCAGCTGTTCCGGATTCGGCCCCGGGACGACCTGCACCAGCTCCCAGCCGTCCTCGCCCCAGTTGTCGAGGATCTGCTTGGTCGCGTGGACCAGCAGCGGCACGGTCACGTACTCCCACTTCTGCATTGCCTGCCAGCTCCCTCATCGTCGGCCGCGACGCGGCCACGGCGTCAGCTTAGGGCTCGCCGCCCGGGCATTTTGGTTAGGCTGAGCGACAGCTCACATCCAGCACGGCAGGGGACACCATGACGCAGGAGCCCCGGGACAACTCCCCCGCTGAGGGCGCCCATCCGGGTCATCCTCAGCCCGAGCCGGTGCCGCTGCCCGACCCGGAGCCGCCGCAGCCCATCCCGCTGCCCGAGCCGCTCCCGCCGCCGGAGCCCCCGCACGCGGCGGACGACAGCACCGCTGTGCCGCCCCCGTGGCCGCCGGTCCCGGCCGCGCCGGTCCCTGCCACGCCGGGGCCGACGGGGGGTCCCCGGGCGTCGATCGCGGCGGCCGAGGCGTTCCCCGGTGAGGCGGACACCCCTGGCCCGGCGCCCGCTCATCCGGCCGAGGGCGCGGACTTCATCGACGCCCTGCCGCCGCGCTCGCAGCGGGAGTGGCCACCGCCCGGCGCGTACCCCGGGGAGCCGGGCCATCCCGGCTCCCCCACCGAACTCATCCCGGGCGCCGCGGCGGCGGGCGACGACGAGCCGACCAGCATCCTGCCCCCGCAGCCCGACGCGGACGTCACCGAGCAGTTCCAGCCGGTCGCCCACCAGCAGACGGCCGCCTGGCAGCAGCCGGCCGGGCCGGCCGCGGGGTTCCCGTCCGGGCTGGCGGAGCAGCCGACGGAGCCGGTCGGCGCCGGTGCATCCCCGCCCGGGCCGCCGCCCGCGCGGCGCACCGGGGTCTGGGTGT
Protein-coding regions in this window:
- a CDS encoding DUF4177 domain-containing protein, coding for MQKWEYVTVPLLVHATKQILDNWGEDGWELVQVVPGPNPEQLIAYMKRVKS
- a CDS encoding RidA family protein, which codes for MTTPVSGDGAVDAYARLKELGLTLPEVVPPLAAYVPAVQSGNHVYVSGQLPIVEGKLQAVGKVGAEVTPEQGAELARICALNALAAIESLVGLGRLVKIVKVNGFVASAPGFTGQPTVINGASELFGTVLGEIGRHARSAVGVAELPLGAPVEVDVIAEIA